A stretch of DNA from Manihot esculenta cultivar AM560-2 chromosome 7, M.esculenta_v8, whole genome shotgun sequence:
AGTTTCACAGCAGTGACTGGTTAATTGCACTACTAATACTACATTTGCCACTTAAGTTGGACACAGTCATATCCTTGAATATGAAAACTTTATGCTTAATATAGTTACCAAAGATTGCATAATTCGTAATCAAAGGGTACAAGCATTTGGAGTAATTGCTTGCAGGCAAAACTTATCCACCTTTACCCCCTTAAAAAGGAAAGCCTCGTCCTTAAGATAAGAACTGCATTTAATTAAGGAAAAGTGCTTGGGCGTGTGTGTGTGATGGAGAGAGAGAGCTGCTGTTTAATTTTTTGGACGGATGAAAATAGCAACGAAAGGAgcgaggagaaaaaaaaaaagcttcccACAGTAGCTTCTGAGAACTGGGACAAAAAGGAAATTAGAATAATGAAATATTTCACTGTGAAgcataagaatttatttatatcatatGACAAACCAGGGAAAAAGAAAGGATGTTGCATAGGTATGTAACAgaaaatttaacaaataaaacaGCAAAGTAATAACCATTACCTGTATGTCTGGGAGCGTTGGGGCTACATGTATGAGCAAAAGTTTACTAGCTTCACATATCCCAGTTCGCAGGCCATGGctgcaatttgaattaaaaCGTCAGCCAGGGATAGAAATGGTTgtagttcaaaaaaaaaaaggtggaaAGGAAAAATAAGGACCTTGAAAACTGTCCTAGGATTGCAGGGATTGAACCCAGGTATAATCCCTGAAGTCCAATTTCTGGAAGCTTTGAAATAATCTCTGGGAAAGAAAGCGTTGATGCTTGTACTCGAGTCTAAGAGACCACAGCAAAGAGAGACCATGAAATTAATCATAAGAAAACATCAGAAATATTGAAAATTATCATATTTATCTCTTTCTATAGCTTTATATGATAATCCTCAAAAAGTTAACAGGCATCTAGTAGTTTATATTCACACTTACAAATAGCAGAACTATGTTTTGGAATTCCATTCTAAAGATAAATATTCAATACAAGGTAAGCTAGATACTGCCAGAAAAAAGACCAGTAGTCAGCCATCATAAATGGCCAGtagaaagttttttttattttactgaaATTACTGCGACAAAGCCAcacaatattttcttttttctctctgcAAAAAAGGGGGAGAGAGAGGGGatagaaaaatgataaaatgacAAAAGAAAACTTTATGCAGAAACTCTCAACCCATATTTATTCTTCATGCGAGGTATATTTAACCCAAAGTTGTCAAAGGTTTAACGTGCACAAGGCCCCTGGCATATATCATGAGGCATGAGTGCACATTTGAGAGATGTGAAACACACATTCATTATAATgtgtataaaatatataaaaatattacaaaaaaattgaaaatcataATAGCAAAAGAATATTACATAGAAGATAACTAGAAACATAGATCATATGCCCAACAGACAGCAAGGAAATCACAAACACACAAGCTAACCTGAAGCTAGATTTGTTTGATGAAAGCCAATTCATACAAAGGCAAAAAGGTCAGCAACACCATAAAGTATAATGGAAAACAACACAGTTCGATGCCTTGTCTTCTtcttcattcattcattccctTCAAATCAATCCCAtccaaattaataatttttaagaaaatagaaGGGAGAGAACACCCAATCCCAAGGTGATATCTAATCCTAtgcaattatatttattttatcaacaCAAAACCATTACTAAGGCATAAAGTAGAATCGTCCTACAGCGcgcacatacatacatacacacacacacacacacacacatatatagtGCTTTATACACATACTCAGGCCCTGAGGTCACATGATGTAATGCTAAGGTGATCCTTAAAGGCAAGTGCCTATGTGCCTAAGTTTGTATCACAAAGGTGAAGCCTGCTTGAGCCCATTAGAAGCAAGGCGCACTTTTTGAAATTTATGGTTTAAGCAATTGGCTAAAAGATATTGAAATAGTTATTAAAGGCGCAACAGCTAGGCTAAAAAATATTGCAGTTTGAggttaagaaaaaattaaaacaaaataatgATAGATGCAGCTCTATTTAgccaaatttattaattaccaAACTACAAAGTATTATTAGGCATAAACAAGTgtagaataaaaataaacttcacCATTAATATCATTTGTTTACAACTTgttagaaaataatataaacccATTTTTGGAATATCGATGAAAGAAGGACCTGATAGATATGTTAATATTCTTTTCTTTAGAAATAAATGacaaataattaagaaataaatcTACCTAATATATCTTGGTATCTTTTTTTAGAAAGAAAAACAATAAAGCAATATCAGAAAAATACCAAAAGGAAGAACACAAAAGGCATTctcaatgtttttttttttttaaataaaagaccTTTCAGATAAACTAGAAACAGAGGAGTCCAAACTCCTCCTACTACAGGATGCTTACCTATCCAATATTAAAATGAGAGATTGAATGAAAGAACCATAAAAAATGACATGAGGAGAGGGATTAAAAAGGCCATGAGTTTTGAAAGTGGAAATATGGGAGGTTGTTATGGATTTAATTAAATCCATAACAGAGTTCTATGATCCTAGATGTGAAAGATTTAGATGACTAGTTATCATGAGTGATGATAATTTTGAAAGCTTTCTAGTGCATCAATATCAGTTTTTGGTAAATCAAGCAGACTTCAAATAGAATGATGATCCTTTTGTCAATTGAAGTGCTCACTGAAGGTGAAATAAAGAAGTGCTTTTCTAGAGCCTTGCATTTAGAACAAGGGGCATGCCTTGCCTAGGCACATAAGGCAGTGCTTGGTGAATATCACAGCCTTTCTCCTACAGACACATTAAGGTTAAAAGCCTAAGGCTCTCCTTTAATAACTATATGTTAAAGGATTAAGGTAATattcagataaaaaaaaaatctgatgcAAAGTCTAAGTGAAGAGCACAATCACAATTGGTCACCGGCCATTGACAAAATTATATGCACTAGAACGTCTTCTTGTCTCAATCATCAATTGAAAAGAAGTACAACTGAACGACCCTCCCAAAGCAGGAAGTCCTGATGATTTTTATCATGCCAAATCCAAAGCAAAGTTGTGGGAGAGATGTGGAAAGCTTTCAATGAAGCGGCTGCTCTTGGCAGTTGCACTTTTCAGCCAAAGAGTCACCTTTTTGccattttttctaattttttatatgtgGGGTATATCTTACTTAAAAATATCAGTGCATGATTACATGATTCCCAAGGAGAAGAATTACCTTTATTGTATCAACAGGATGCATCATAGCACAAGAGAATGCACATGATAGCCCCCCAGCCAATGCAGATTTTAGAACACTTCCAGCTGGTATCTCCACAGGTGGGGCAACAGCAACAACAGTAGCAGCTTCAAACCATACGCTCCTGCATGTATTAGGAGAAGCCACCATCAGTAAAATGTAATGAACATACACACGATTggagaaagaagaaggaaaagggATAAACTTTGGAGGGTCTAGACTCTAGAGAGAATATGAAAGGTGTTGAATAACCATCATGATTAAGACAACAGCCAAAATTTTCTCACTTGTGCAATCTCATTACAGTTTTCACACATTATATACTTTATATGATAACCTAGAAATAGGTTATCTTTTGCTGTCCACTTAGAAGAAACATCAAACAAGCACCAAGTAATCAATATAAACAACTTGACTGATCGACAACATGACCAAAAAGGTTCCATTCGTTTCTTAGAAAACATTTTCTTTATCTATTAACGGTTTGGGCAGTGAGGAAAACTGATCGATGAAAAAGGTATTCTAAGTTAAATGGAAAACAAAATCATATTTTAGATTTTGACAAAATGATTGAAAGGGAAGGAATCTACATATGCATAACATGAACACAAACTCGTTAGTCCATTAATTACCACAATCATCTTGGACCATCAACAGCCACCAGTCATTGCATATACCAGAATTAACATAATTCATTCTTTATAAATTTGTTTCTCACATTcaacaatataatataaatagaaaCATACGAGGTTTTTATGGGTTTAACTAATACCATGGCCTTATAacttgaaagaaaataaatacttCCAATGTATTTTAACCATTATAAAACAAATTTCCATCTTATTTGCAGAATTGTAAAAACAACAAAAGAAATATTCCTTTTCTCAAAACATGTTCCTGGAAAATATTTTCTGCAGGCAAGCTATTTTCTATGAACCAATGAAGCCTAAATTTGTGTACCAGTATTCACTGAACTTTTGTTAAACCTCCTTCAAAATGAGTAACAATATCTTACCTAGGATCATCTTGAAGTCGATCAGAAGGTAGCAAAAGCATAAAATTGCGAAAATGCCCATAAGAAATAGATTCTTCTGTGCCAGCATTCAGAAATCGCATCATTCCAAAAGCATTGTCTTCATTTGCTGGAAGTCCAGCATTTTTAAGTGATGCCAATATTTCACTCTTTTTAAGGGTCCCAGATTGGTTTAAACAGAGGGAAGTATAAGCTCGGAGAATGGTTGGTTCCTTCTGTTCCATCAAGGACAGAAATTGTTTCCAACCAAATGATTTTGCAAACAAGTGACTCCTAGCACGCTGCATAAATTCCCGAGCATACTTCGGTGGCAAATTCCTTTTTTTCATTGCAATCTCAAGATCTTCTAATGTTACTTGACCATCACCATCTCTATCTAGTTCCTCAAAGAACCTCCTTCCTGTAGGAATGCATGTATTAAATGAGAAAATTTTCTGATGTTCTAAAAATCCATTAGAAGATAAACAATCAGGTGATTGCTGCTCCTTCCTTTCAACTTTTTTGTTCCTTTGTATTACCAAAGATAGGAACAGTATTTTACACTACCCCTATGTCAcctcataaaaaattatgaacttgctttatacttatTTCTGCTCTTGTCAACTGACAATCATAAACATAGTCATTATTGCTCTCCACAAGTAATTCATGTTTGCTCTAAGTTGCAACAAAATGTTCAAGTGCTTAGGCTTGAAGCCCATATAAAGTGCACAAACATGTAAGTAAACATAAAAGGTGTCATTTGTACTTTAAATTCCTTCTGGCCATAAGTATTCTGAAAGAATTCTGTTTCCTCAAAATTTAGGAAAATGGTCACTAAAGTTAGCAATGCAGGAATCTTCAAGAATAGATGGACACGTAAAGTTTCATGAGGCTGATCTTGTGAATAATTTCCAATCAAATATCAAACATACAATATGCATTCTCCAATAACCAAAAGTGACACCCTTCATCATATTTATATGGATATTCGAGTTTTCAAATCAAACACAACTGAAAAAAATACAAAAGCAGCACTGAAATTATTACGCTAGCAAACAGAAAACCATACCTTCAGACTCTGTGTACCTAAAGAAATCCTGCACTGAAAATAGCTTCTCCTTATCAGGGTAGTCTTTAGAAGATCGCCCCAGGTGTGGCACAAGGTCAATTAGCTCAGTCAATGAAACTGTAGATAATGTTGATCTTAAACGCTCTACATTTGACATGGGAATACTCAGTAACATACTTGCCAACTTCTGTGGTGAACTACCCCCTGTTTCCTCCCCCCTGCCAGCACTTATACTACCATCACCTTCTTCATTGACTGAAGGAGATACTCCAACAATACCTGAAGGAACACCTCCTACTCTGGCAAACTTCAAATTCCTCAAAAACCCATTTACATCCATCCTTCGACCTTCCCAAATACTCATGACTGCCCTCAAATGATCAAATTGGTAGGATTCTGGAGGTGGAGTAGAACAGTCATAATCACTACCTTTGCTGTCTGCCTGCTGAAAATTTTGATCAAAATTCTTTAAGTTATGAAccaattgattaaaaataaaacctaCAAAACATTCAAGCGATACATGTTTCCTTGCTTTATTATTTTCACTATCACTCTGGACAGCTCTAGCATATTGACCTTGTGATTCCTTTTGCTTTAATTCACTTGAAACCTTTGATTTTGACCCCTGTCTGCACAAATGCAAATTGCTACAATCATTGTCACCCACTTTCTGGAACTGCTTCTTGCTTGTCTTGAAAGGACTAGGAAATGCCTGAACAAAGCTACTAATGAAGAAGCCATCTTCACTCCCCATTTCTCTCTCTTTCATCTGTCTCTTATTAAACCCATGTTCCAGATTCAGTGAAAACATGCCCAACAAAGTTTCAATAGGTACCTTAACAGATAAACCTTCCTTTCTCTCTTGACCAGCCACAGAGTTCCCATTATTGCCATTGATATTACTAGTACTTCTCTTTTTCACAGCACAGATCTGAACCTTATTGTTCTTGTTCTTACTATCATTGGAACTCAATTCAAGATGATTGACCCTAAAGTTCTTAGAAACTCCCCAGCAACTCTCCAGATCCTTAGCCGCTTTCCGAATCCCAAGTTCAAGCGGTGAGAGCGCATCTTTCACCACTTGAATAGAATTTAGAAATGATTCCATCGGGTCATTTGCAGACAGCATTACTgctccaaaaaagaaaaaaaaaaatactagccaaatagttttttttcctctttatttATATCCCAACTCAAATCCCACCCCAAAAAGTTTCATAATACAAAAGGCAATCCACAAGACAGGCATCCAAAATTCATGCGCCCATAGAAAAACCAATGCAGAAGATGAAAACCCAGTTGTACAaacacaagaagaagaagatgaatgatgaagaagaagaagaagaataacaGTAAATTTACTGTGCACTGAACTGTATTGTTGGATCCAGTGAAGAAGCCTGTAGATGATGTAATTGAATCAGAAACTGCAAGAAACAGAAAACCCGTAACTGAATTGAGTGAAAATGGATACTACTGTGTAAATGGAATCATTTGTTTTCTTTTcccacctttttcttttttcttttcctggaAATTCTTTCCTTCATTAACAAAGCATGGATTGATTGT
This window harbors:
- the LOC110618408 gene encoding mitochondrial substrate carrier family protein C, coding for MLSANDPMESFLNSIQVVKDALSPLELGIRKAAKDLESCWGVSKNFRVNHLELSSNDSKNKNNKVQICAVKKRSTSNINGNNGNSVAGQERKEGLSVKVPIETLLGMFSLNLEHGFNKRQMKEREMGSEDGFFISSFVQAFPSPFKTSKKQFQKVGDNDCSNLHLCRQGSKSKVSSELKQKESQGQYARAVQSDSENNKARKHVSLECFVGFIFNQLVHNLKNFDQNFQQADSKGSDYDCSTPPPESYQFDHLRAVMSIWEGRRMDVNGFLRNLKFARVGGVPSGIVGVSPSVNEEGDGSISAGRGEETGGSSPQKLASMLLSIPMSNVERLRSTLSTVSLTELIDLVPHLGRSSKDYPDKEKLFSVQDFFRYTESEGRRFFEELDRDGDGQVTLEDLEIAMKKRNLPPKYAREFMQRARSHLFAKSFGWKQFLSLMEQKEPTILRAYTSLCLNQSGTLKKSEILASLKNAGLPANEDNAFGMMRFLNAGTEESISYGHFRNFMLLLPSDRLQDDPRSVWFEAATVVAVAPPVEIPAGSVLKSALAGGLSCAFSCAMMHPVDTIKTRVQASTLSFPEIISKLPEIGLQGLYLGSIPAILGQFSSHGLRTGICEASKLLLIHVAPTLPDIQVESISSFCSTVLGTAARIPCEVLKQRLQAGLYDNVGQAIIGTWQQDGLKGFFRGTGATLCREVPFYVAGMGLYAESKKLAQHLLRRELEPWETIVVGAISGGLAAVTTTPFDVMKTRMMTTHGQSLSMTMVAFSILRSDGPLGLFKGAVPRFFWIAPLGAMNFAGYELARKAMDRF